One genomic segment of Brassica napus cultivar Da-Ae chromosome A3, Da-Ae, whole genome shotgun sequence includes these proteins:
- the LOC106439778 gene encoding vacuolar protein sorting-associated protein 2 homolog 1, whose protein sequence is MMNSIFGKRKTPAELLRENKRMLDKSIRDIERERQGLQTQEKKLITEIKKTAKQGQMGAVKVMAKDLIRTRHQIEKFYKLKSQLQGVSLRIQTLKSTQAMGEAMKGVTKAMGQMNRQMNLPSLQKIMQEFERQNEKMEMVSEVMGDAIDDALEGDEEEEETEDLVSQVLDEIGIDINQELVNAPSGAVAAPAAKNKVVQAEAAGAEDGGGIDSDLQARLDNLRKM, encoded by the exons ATGATGAATTCCATCTTCGGAAAGCGAAAAACTCCCGCAG AACTTCTGCGGGAGAACAAGAGGATGCTTGATAAGTCAATCAGAGACATCGAGAGGGAGAGGCAAGGCCTTCAGACACAAGAGAAGAAGCTTATTACCGAGATCAAAAAGACAGCAAAGCAGGGACAGATG GGAGCTGTGAAGGTGATGGCAAAGGACCTTATCAGAACACGACACCAGATTGAGAAGTTTTACAAGCTTAAATCTCAACTCCAAGGTGTATCTCTCAGGATCcag ACTCTGAAATCAACGCAAGCAATGGGTGAGGCAATGAAAGGTGTGACTAAAGCAATGGGGCAGATGAACAGGCAGATGAACCTGCCTTCTCTGCAGAAAATCATGCAAGAGTTTGAGAGGCAGAACGAGAAGATGGAGATGGTCTCTGAGGTGATGGGAGATGCTATTGATGATGCTCTggaaggagatgaggaagaggaagagactGAAGATCTTGTTAGCCAAGTCCTTGACGAGATCGGTATCGATATCAACCAAGAG CTGGTGAATGCTCCTTCTGGTGCGGTGGCAGCACCAGCAGCAAAGAACAAGGTGGTGCAAGCTGAGGCGGCCGGAGCTGAGGACGGTGGGGGAATAGATAGTGATCTTCAGGCAAGGTTGGACAACCTTCGAAAAATGTGA